CTCTCCGTGTAAATGCCAACCCAAATCCAAACAGGTGTTCGGGGTAAAATCAAATAGTTGAGTAAACTCTTCCTGTAGTTTTGTCAATTCAGTCTCATTCACATGTTGACTGAAAATGTGAAAATCGTCTGTTTTTTCTCCATTCAGCGATTGACTCACTTTTTCCAAATCAGAACGAATATCCGATTCAGGATAGGAAATTAAAGGAACAAGTTGTGTATAAATTTCTTTATTCATTTTACCAACCCCGCGCCGGTGCTTCTTTGAATCCAAACCCAGTTTCTTGTTTATGTTCCAATGGGTCTTTCATCATTTCGATAGCTTCTTCACGGTGAGCTGCTGGAATTACAAATCGATCTTCGAATGTGCAAAGTGATGTCAATTCATAAATATCATTTGCTTCGTTTGGATTGCAATCAGCTTCAATCAATAATTTTTCAGCATCAATTTTTTCGATATCTCCCACTGTTTCTGCTCGACGAAATGTTCGAATGGCCGATTGCTTCTTCAAGACATATCGTAAATGGCTTTCATTTCCACCACCAAACATTTTGGCTAAATATTTAATGGGAGCACGTGCTTTATCAAAATCAGGGAAAAATTCTTCATTAATGCTTCTGACAGATTCCCCTTCTTGTGCGGACATAACTGGCAACATAGGCGGAACATAAAAAAGCATGGGCAATGTTCTGTATTCCACGTGTGGTGGAAGTGCAATGCCCCATTCTTTCACAAATTTATATACAGGCGAATCTTGAGCCGCTTTAATAGTTGAATCAGCGATGCCATTTTTCTTTGCTTCCCGAATCACATTTTCATCAAATGGATCCAAAATCATTTCCCGCTGTGCATCCACTAATTCTTCATCGGGACGCTTGGCGGTTTCTTCAATTTTATCTGCATCATAAAGCAAGACGCCCAAATATCGAATTCGTCCAACACAGGAATGAAAACACGCCGGCGCTTGCCCTGTTTCAACTCGTGGAAAACAGAGAATACATTTTTCGGATTTTCC
Above is a genomic segment from Candidatus Neomarinimicrobiota bacterium containing:
- the narH gene encoding nitrate reductase subunit beta (with NarGJI catalyzes the reduction of nitrate; the beta subunit is an iron sulfur cluster containing electron transfer subunit; one of 3 nitrate reductases in E. coli and in E. coli is expressed when nitrate levels are high), yielding KRGEDGIVLLDQERCRAWRSCISACPYKKTYYNWNTGKSEKCILCFPRVETGQAPACFHSCVGRIRYLGVLLYDADKIEETAKRPDEELVDAQREMILDPFDENVIREAKKNGIADSTIKAAQDSPVYKFVKEWGIALPPHVEYRTLPMLFYVPPMLPVMSAQEGESVRSINEEFFPDFDKARAPIKYLAKMFGGGNESHLRYVLKKQSAIRTFRRAETVGDIEKIDAEKLLIEADCNPNEANDIYELTSLCTFEDRFVIPAAHREEAIEMMKDPLEHKQETGFGFKEAPARGW